The DNA region AGTTATGATAGATATTGCAACAAGAAAGGAGGTGTTTTTTGTTCTACCTTGAAGGTATTTAATAAATATATATTTCTATGGAACTTTTTCTATATTTGCTGACTCTAATTGGATGAAAGGGGTGGAAAATATTGAGTGAAGATAAACTGGCCAGAATATCTTCTGTTATTTCTTTTAATAGTAAAAATATAAATGATTCATGTAAACAACTAAAAAAAGAAATAGCAAGAAATAATTTAGAGCCTTTATATAATTGGTTTAATATTAGGAAGGACAAATACTATAAAATAGGATGGGCTTACTTATACAATCATTATGATGTAGAAGATGTGTTCCAAAATACTATTATGAAGGTTTACCAAAACATTAGTCAATTAAGGGAAGAGAGATTTTTTGAAACATGGGTAACTTCAATATTCATAAATGAATGTAAAAGAATATTAAGAAATAGAGAAAAAGTTAGCATAATAGAAAACTTAGATAAAAGTGAAATACAACAGGGGCAAAATAGTTATCTAGAGTTAAAAGAGGGATTAGATAGATTGGAGGATATCCATAGAGAGGTATTGGTTTTAAAATATATTAGTGGTTATTCTCAGGAAGAAATATCCCAGATTTTAGATATTCCAATTGGAACAGTAAAATCTCGAGTATATAGAGGTTTAAAGCAGTTAAGGAGCAATATAGAGGAGGTGGAATAATATGCTGTGTAAAGAAATAAAGGAAAAATTAATAGATTATATAGATGGTATATTAGATGAAAAAGATCATTTAGCTATAGAGAATCATATTAAGCATTGTACTAGCTGTGAAGAAGAGTTAAAGGAGTTAAGGGAAACTATAAGTTACATTAAAGAAACAAAGAAAGATATAAAAGCACCCCATAATTTAATGGAAAATGTTAAAAAAGAAGTGACAAACGCGAAGAAATTATATAAGAAGCCAAGGATAAAAATAGGATATATAGCTCTAGTATCAATTCTTGTAACATTATTAATAACAACCGCCTTTGCCAACGAAAATATAAGAACAATTTTAGAAACGTGGCAAGGAAAGAGTTTAAAAGAGAGTCAGTCCATAGAGGAACTTATTTCAAAAGGTTATGGAGAGCAGGTTAATCTAATTTCTGAAGATAAAAATATAAAAGTAAAAGTTGAAAGTGTTGTGGCAGATGATATTAATATGGTACTTCTATTGGAGGTAGAAAATCTAAATGGCGATGGTAAATATGTACCTATTCTGTCAAAGGAAACAATAGATTATGAAGGGAATTTTAAATTTAGTTCTCTAATAGGAGGTGATAGCATACGTGGATCATATTTACTTTATACTCCAGATGAAAATAAAACACGTACTGTAGTATCTTTAAGTCCCTTAGCTTCAAATGAAGGGGAAATAGAGTTAACCATAAAAGCGCTAGAGCCTATCCATCCAGAATACAAAGGTATACTACCAGGATATCATTATTATTCTAAAGAAATACCTGAAAACGCAATTGAAGGATATTGGAATTTTAAGATACCAGTTAAAGTGACTGAGGCGCATGTTTTTAATTTGAATGAACAAATGGATTTAGACGGAAATAAAATTATATTTGAACAACTTGAAATTTCCCCTACTATAACTACGCTAACCTATCGTTTTAATAGGAGACAAAATTCAGAGTATGCTTTAGAAAGATTGTTTAATATTAAAATCGAGGCTAATGGGAAAAATTATGAAAGCAAATCATATGGAGGAGATAGTTCCTATTGGAGTAATATGGGGGCAGTAGAAGGTATAGTTTCATTTGATTCTATGTATTTTGAAATGCCAGATAAAATTAAAATAACAGTAGATGGATATGATGCTATCATTAGTAAAACTAGTACAATGGATGTGGATGTAGAAAAGTCTTTTCCTCAAAGCTTTGAATATTTAGATAGTAATATCAGAGTTAATAATGTTCAAGGAGATAAAAATCTTATTAGAATTTCAATGGATAATTTAGGAGAAAGATATTTTGAAATATTAAATTTTAGAATATTTATAAATGGACAAGAATACAAGAAAAGCAGTGTTGCTACAAAATTTTTATTTCCAGAGAATGAAAATAGCGTTTATGAATCAAGCTACGATATTCTTTTAAGCAACTTATCTAAGAAATTTGAAGAATCTTACCCTAAAGAAGGATATAGTGTAAGTCGTAGTTATGAAAAAAGTTCTACATATTATGAAAATTATAATATTAACGATAATGCAACAGAAAAGTTAGAGTTGAAAGATAAGCTAGATGATGAAATAAAATCTATAAAAATTATATTTAATAGTTATGAAGAAACAAGATATGTGGAAGGCAGTTTATCATTAAAACTAAAAAAATATAAACAAAAATAAAAGAATCCCAGTAGATAGGCAATTTACCTACCTACTGGGGTTTCTAAATCAAATTATTGTATAAAATTATTTATATAATGATAGTCTGCTTGTGCTTTAGCTCTTCTTTCAATAGCTTCTTGAACTAATAGCTCATGCTTAAGTGCATTAGCAGCTTTCTCTTTTCTTTTAGCTTCATCTCTATTAATGCTAATATTTATATTAAAATAGCTAAGCTTTAAGGATAAACTCAGTAACGACATAAAAACTCTACCTCCTAAATTATATTGTTGTTTTTCCAAACGATAAATATCTGAATAAATTTTTTCATTTAAATGAATCATATTACATCTCTCCATTTCTTAATAAATTTAAATTGATTAGTGCTACTATAAAGTTAAAATCACCTTCATTAAAATTTCCTCCCTTCCCAATTTCTATCTATATGTATATATAGAATGCAATGTGATTTTTAATAAAACAAAATAATAAGCCATAGGTAATTCTACCTATGGCTTATTAGAAGAAATTGCTTTTGGACATAAATAATTAAGGGCACGAAGTAATAAAGAAACTATCCTTTAATTTTTATGTAGATTATAAAAGCCATAGGTATGTTATACACACAACCTATGGCATGAAGATTTGCTTTATAGTTTTAACTAACATTATAAAAAGATCTTTAATATATAGGCATAAAGATATGTTAGTCTTTTACGTTAAAGACAGGTCGTGTGTACATTTTATTAAATTGTAAATAGTTAATGCCTAAACCTATTATTTGTCGCTTTTTCATGACACGACCTCCTTTCATAATTTTGAATGATTAATGCTACATATGTAGTATATACATTTATGGTAAAAAATACTACTATTTTTTAAAAATGTAATCAAATTGTAATATATGTAAAAATAAATGATTATAAAATTAAAATAAAGGAATCCTTTTGTAAACGTAGAAATTAAAA from Alkaliphilus flagellatus includes:
- a CDS encoding RNA polymerase sigma factor yields the protein MSEDKLARISSVISFNSKNINDSCKQLKKEIARNNLEPLYNWFNIRKDKYYKIGWAYLYNHYDVEDVFQNTIMKVYQNISQLREERFFETWVTSIFINECKRILRNREKVSIIENLDKSEIQQGQNSYLELKEGLDRLEDIHREVLVLKYISGYSQEEISQILDIPIGTVKSRVYRGLKQLRSNIEEVE
- a CDS encoding DUF5643 domain-containing protein, yielding MLCKEIKEKLIDYIDGILDEKDHLAIENHIKHCTSCEEELKELRETISYIKETKKDIKAPHNLMENVKKEVTNAKKLYKKPRIKIGYIALVSILVTLLITTAFANENIRTILETWQGKSLKESQSIEELISKGYGEQVNLISEDKNIKVKVESVVADDINMVLLLEVENLNGDGKYVPILSKETIDYEGNFKFSSLIGGDSIRGSYLLYTPDENKTRTVVSLSPLASNEGEIELTIKALEPIHPEYKGILPGYHYYSKEIPENAIEGYWNFKIPVKVTEAHVFNLNEQMDLDGNKIIFEQLEISPTITTLTYRFNRRQNSEYALERLFNIKIEANGKNYESKSYGGDSSYWSNMGAVEGIVSFDSMYFEMPDKIKITVDGYDAIISKTSTMDVDVEKSFPQSFEYLDSNIRVNNVQGDKNLIRISMDNLGERYFEILNFRIFINGQEYKKSSVATKFLFPENENSVYESSYDILLSNLSKKFEESYPKEGYSVSRSYEKSSTYYENYNINDNATEKLELKDKLDDEIKSIKIIFNSYEETRYVEGSLSLKLKKYKQK